The nucleotide sequence TTCATCGCGGTGCTGGCGGCGACACTCGCGGTCGTCCTGGCCGTCGTTTTCGCCGGACGTCTGTCCCGGCCAATCGCCGAGCTCGCCGAGGGTGCTCGGCGACTCGCGTCGGGCGACTTTTCACAGAAGATTGCGATCAAGAGCGGTAACGAGATCGCGGAGTTTGCCGAGACCTTCAACTTCATGGTCTCCGAGATCCGCGGCTTCATCGAGCGGTTGCGGCGGGCGGCGCAGGAGAACAAAGAGATGTTCATGGGCGCGGTCACGTCGCTGGCGGCGGCGATCGACGCCAAGGACCCCTATACCGCGGGACATTCGGAGCGCGTCGCCCATTACTCGGCCACCATCGCCAAAGTCCTCAAGCTTCCCGAGGAGGACGTGGAGACGATCCGCATCGCGGCATTGATGCACGACGTGGGGAAGATCGGCATCCAGGACAGTATCCTCGGCAAGGCGGGCCCCCTCACCGACGAGGAGTTCGAGATCATGAAGACCCACCCGACCAAGGGTGCGGCCATCATGGAGCACGTCCCTCAGCTCAAATCCATGATCCCGGGCATGAAGTACCATCACGAAAACGTGGATGGGAGCGGATATCCCGAGGGCTTGACCGGCGAGCAGATTCCCCTCATGGCCAAGATCGTCAGCGTTGCCGATACCTTCGACGCCATGACGACCAACCGCCCTTATCAGAAGGCGATGGAGATCACTTACGTCTTTGCTCGCATGCGGAGCTTCATCGGCAAGAAATTCGAGGCCCACTTCGTCGAAGCCCTGATTACCGCATACGAGGAAGGGCTCGTTCGCCCCAATCTTCACGTCAAGACCTATTTGGAGGAGAAGGTACCCCCCCCTGAGAGGAAACGAGTCCAACCTCAGGAGGTCGAGCTTCCCGCCCCTCAGCTCGGTCCTGCTCTCGTCGCCGAGCCACCTCGGGCTCCCGTAGTCGCGTCGCGCGCCGGCTCGTCCGTCGCCGTGGAGGACGATGGAATCGGGCCAGCCCCCGCCTTGATGGATCGCGTTTGGTAATAACGATAAGATACACGCGTTCCAAACTCAGGAGGTAACGGGATGGCTGGCAGGAAGGCTATCATTCCTCTGGTGGTGGGCCTGGCTTCGCTTGCCCTGCTCGCGTCCACCGGCTGGACGCAGACTGACGAGGAGATCGAGGAGGCGCTCAGGATCTTCAATCGCGCGAAACTCCTCCATCAGGAGCAGCAGTACGAGCGGGCCATCAAGGAGTACGAGTCCGCGATCAAGCTCGACGGCGAGAATCCTTTCATCCATAACTCGCTGGGGTTGGCCTTCGCCGCGGTCGGCAAGTTTGGCGATGCCTTGAAAGCGTTCGAGAAGGCTATCGTGCTCAACCCCGAGCTGACCGACGTTTACAACAACATGGGGATGGTCTATGCCGAGCAAGGTGATCGACAGAAGGCGTTCGAGGCCTTCACTCGGGTGGTGCGAAACCCCGACTATCCCACTCCGGAAAAGGCGCTATACAACCTCGGGAACCTGTACCTCGAGGACGGTAATCTCGAGCTTGCGCTGATGCACTTCCGGCGTTCCGTGGAGAAACAGGAGGATTTTTCGCTCGGCTATCGAGGCCTCGGCCGGGTTCATTTCGCTCTGGGCGACCTCGAGGCGGCGGAAACGAGTTTTGCTCGTGCCGTGGAGCTCGATGACAGGGACGTGGAGAGCCTGTTTCAGCTCGCTCAAATCCATGCCAATCGGGGAGATCTGGAAGAGGCGCGCAAATTCTATCGGCGGGTCGTGGAAGCGGACCGCTTCTCTCCGTTCGGGCTGGCAGCACTGCGCAATCTGGACAGCCTGAAAGGCAGCTCCCCTTAAACTCGATTCGTTTTTTCATAGAAGGTTAATGGCTTCGGATTCGTCACCGTAATCACGGTACGGAGTACTCAGTCTCGTCTTGGCCGGTCTCAGCATTCGAGAGCGCTTGCGGACGTCGCTCGCACGCACCCGGGAGAAGCTTGGGCTGGCGTCGAGCGCGTTCGTCGAGCCGGATTGGGAAGCGCTCGAGGAATCGCTGATACTCGCCGATTTGGGTCTCGCGGCCACGACCGAGATCCTGGAGCGGGTAAGGGCTCGCGGCGACTTTCCCGCGAGCCTGCGCGAAGAGCTTCTCGACGTGATACGAGCGCCGAGCCATGCTGAGGTCGGGTCGATCGTTCCTCCGAAGGTGACTCTCGTCGCCGGGGTGAATGGAGTGGGTAAGACGACCACGGTCGCGAAACTGGCCCGGCGGTACGTCGAGCTGGACAAGCGAGTCGTCATCATCGCGGCCGACACGTTCCGCGCCGCCGCGAAGGAACAGCTGGAACTCTGGTCGAAGCGCGTTGGAGCCTCTATCTTCGCCGGCGAGCCCGGCCGAGATCCGGCCGCTGTGGTTCATGACGGGCTCACGTCTTCGGTCTCGCGGCGTGCCGATGAAGTGATCATCGACACGGCGGGGCGTCTCCATACGAAGCGGCCACTGATGGAAGAGCTCGGCAAGGTCGAGCGCATCGCGGGCCGGGTCGTAGCTGGCGCACCTCACGAGGGCTTGTTGGTCATGGACGCGACCATAGGTACGAACGGTCTCGCCCAGGCACGGGAGTTCGCGACGGCCCTGAGGCTGACGGGCGTCGTGCTCACGAAGATGGACGGCACCGCGAAGGGAGGAGTCGTCGTGGCGGTTTCCAGAGAGCTGGGGCTCCCGGTCTGTTATACGGGTGTTGGAGAGGGGATGGACGACTTGCTCCCTTTCGACGCCGAGGCGTTCGTGGACGCGCTCTTGTCCAACTGAGTTCCGATGCGCGCTGATTCCAAGGACAACGACGAGCGCATGCTCCGGCGAGCTCTGGCCCTGGCCGCGCTCGGCATTGGCTCCGCAGCCCCCAATCCGCTCGTCGGTGCCGTCGTCGCTCGAGGCAATCGAGTCGTGGGGCAGGGGTTTCACGTCTGTCCCGGTGAACGGCACGCGGAAGCGGTCGCTCTCGACGATGTCACGCATCGGGGAGAGACGGCTCGAGGGGCCACTCTCTACACGAATCTCGAGCCCTGCTGCCACGTCGGTCGGACGCCCCCCTGCGTCGACGCGATCGTTCGGGGCGGGATTTCCCGAATCGTTGCCGCCATGCGCGACCCGAATCCGAAAGTCGATGGCAAGGGGTTTCGCGCACTCCGCTCGCGGGGAGTTCAGGTCGAAGTCGGGCTTTTGCGTGCCCAGGCGATGCGGCTCAACGAAGGCTTCGTCAAGCTCAACCGGCTCGGAGTTCCCTTCGTGACGTTGAAGGGCGCCATGAGCCTCGACGGGCGAATTGCCACTCGCTCCGGCGACTCGAAGTGGATCACCTCCGCCGAGGTGAGGCGCCACGCCAGACTTCTTCGCAAGGAGAACGAAGCGGTGCTCGTGGGCATCGATACCGTCCTGGAGGACAATCCACGGCTCGATCGGCGTCCCGAGAATCGGCGGCTTCCTTCGGCGCTCCTCCGCGTCGTGCTCGACTCGTACCTGCGTCTTCCCCGAGACAGTCGCCTCATTCGAGCCCCGGGACCGGTGGTAGTTTTTTGCGCCAGCAACGCTCCAGGACGTCGCCGGCGGCCTCTCGAATCGCTCGGCGTCGAGGTCGTGGAGCTGCCGGTGCACGAGGGCCGGCTCGATCTCGAAGCAGCTCTGAAATGGCTCGGCGCCCGGGGTATCAGTCGACTCCTCGTCGAAGGTGGTGGCGAGATCCACGCGAGCTTTCTCGAGCGCGGACTCGCCGATCACCTCGTTCTCTACGTCGCCCCGCGCATTCTCGGTGGCCGGGACGCAAGGCCGCTCGTAGGAGGTGACGGAGCGCGATCGGTAATAGAGGCGATTCCACTCCGCAAGGCACGCTGGGCCCGTGTCGGGGACGCATGGATGATCGAGGGCTCGTTGGGAGAAGGATGAATGTTCACGGGCTTGGTGTTGTCCCTCGGTCGGGTCGCCGTCCGGAACGAGCGCGGCGCCGGCCTCGAGCTCGAGATCGAGAACGCGGCCGTCGCCGAAGAGCTTTCGGTCGGGGCCAGTGTGGCGGTATCGGGGGTTTGCTTGACGGCGACGAGCGTTTCCGTCCCGATGTTTCGCGTCGATGTCGCGGCCGAGACCCTCAGTCGCACCCGGCTCGGCCGGCTCCCCGTGGGGAGTGCCGTCAATCTCGAGCTTCCTCTGCGTGCCTCCGATCGACTCGGCGGCCATTTCGTACAAGGGCATGTCGACGAGGTAGGGCGAATCGAGCATGCGGGACCGCTTCGTGAAAACTACATCCTTCGCGTACGGCTCGAGAAGCCGTCGGCCGGGCTCGTAGTGGAGAAGGGCTCGATTGCGCTCGACGGAGTGAGCTTGACGGTGACTCGAGAAGGAGGCGATTGGTTCGAAGTCATGTTGATTCCCCATACTCTCGGGGTCACGACGCTCGGCCAGCTGCGAGCGCGCGACGAAGTGCACATCGAGTACGATATACTGGCGAAATACGTGCTTCGACTGACCGGCGGAAGAGACGAATCAGATGAAACGCCTTGAGCAAGGAGGCCTTCCGGGCTTTGCTTCCATCGAAGCCGCAATCGAGGACTTTCGTGGAGGCAAGATGGTCATCGTCGTGGACGACGAGGACCGCGAGAACGAGGGCGATCTCACGATCGCCGCCGAGAAGGTGACGGCCGAGGCCATCAACTTCATGGCTCGGCACGGGCGAGGGCTAATCTGCATGCCCATGACCGGGGAGCGACTCGACGAGCTGCGGATTCCGCTGATGGTCACGGAGAACACCTCCAGCTACGGTACGGCCTTCTGCGTGTCGGTCGAGGCCAAGGCCGGAGTCAGCACGGGAATCTCGGCTGGCGACCGCGCCCGAACCGTGCTGGCCGCCATCGACCCGACGACGTCACCCAGCGACCTCGTGCGACCGGGACACATGTTCCCCCTCAGGGCAAGACCCGGAGGCGTTCTCCAGCGCGCGGGTCAGACGGAAGCGGCGGTCGACCTCGCGCGCATCGCGGGGTTGTATCCGGCCGGAGTGATCTGTGAGGTCATGAACGAGGACGGTTCGATGGCCAGGGTGCCAGACCTCCAGAGGTTCTCGAAACGCCACGATCTGAAAATGATCACCGTGGCCGACCTCATCCGGTATCGTCTGCGCAACGAGCGACTCGTCAAGAGGGTCGCGGAGGCCTCGCTCCCGACCCCCTTCGGCACGTTTCAGATCGCGGCCTTCGAGAGCGGAAACGACCGGGCGACGCACCTGGCCCTCATCATGGGAGAAATCAAGAAAGAGGACGCCGTCCTGGTTCGGGTCCACTCCCAGTGCATCACCGGCGAGGTGTTCCACTCCAGGCGTTGCGATTGCGGACCTCAGCTCGAGCGTGCCCTCGAGCGAATCGGTGAAGAAGGTAAAGGGGTTCTGCTCTATCTCCACCAGGAGGGGCGAGGCATCGGCCTCGTGAACAAAATCCGGGCCTACGCTCTCCAAGACGGCGGTATGGATACCGTCGATGCCAACGAGAGGCTCGGTTTCAAGGCGGACCAGCGCGAGTACGGGATCGGTGCCCAGATCCTCACCGAGATCGGACTTTCCAGAATCCGTCTTCTCACCAACAATCCACGGAAGTTCATCGCCCTCGAGGCCTATGGGCTCGAGATTACCGAGCGGGTCCCGATCGAGATTCCGGCCAACGAGGTCTCGGCGACCTATCTGAAGACGAAGAAAGAACGGCTCGGCCATCTTCTGGAACGGGTCTAGCAGGCTGATGAAAGCCTCAGCCCAGCCCGCCCGGCTGAAGTATCCCTTTAGCTCGAGACTGCTATCGCACGGCGCCCCGGAACTTTCGGGATCCTCCTTGACTTTGACCTGACCCTCTTCTAACATGAGTTGTTGCACCATTTAAAGGGGAGATCCGTCCTCCCGTGCACTCCTTGACCATGTTCGATCAGGTTTCTGACAGGATCCAGGGCATCTTCAAGAAGTTGCGGGGCCAACCCCGGCTACGGGAGCGCCATGTCGACGAAGCGCTGAGGGAGATCCGTCTCGCGCTTCTCGAAGCGGACGTCCAGTTCAACGTGGCCAAAGACTTCGTAGAGCGAGTGCGGGCGAGGGCCGTCGGCGAGGAGATTCTCGCGTCTCTTACCGCTCCGCAGCAGGTCATCAAGATCACCCGGGACGAGATGGTGAGACTGCTCGGAGGCTCGGCGGCGGCGATGGAGCCCTCCTCGGAATTTCCCCGGGTGGTCTTGATGGTAGGTCTCCAGGGCTCGGGCAAGACGACGAGCTCGGCGAAGCTCGCAGGGTGGCTGCGCGACAATGGAAGCCATCCCGCGCTCGTCTCCGTAGACGTTCGGCGGCCGGCCGCTCTCGAGCAGCTCAGAGTGCTCGCCTCTCAGCTCGAGATGCCGGTGATCGAGCCCGAGGCGCTCGACGTCGTGTCGCGGGCCGCGGAAGCCATTCGCGAGTCGCGCGATCGAGGGTTCGACGTATTGGTGGTCGATACCGCCGGCCGGGTCCACGTGGATCCGGTGCTCATGGAAGAGCTCAGGGCGCTCGCGGAGAGATCGAAGCCATCCGACACGCTGTTCGTTGCCGATTCGATGACGGGTCAGGATGCGGTCCGAAGCGCAAGGGAGTTCGCGGGTTTCATCCGGCTCACCGGGCACGTGTTGACGAAGCTCGACGGTGACGCGCGCGGCGGTGCCGCGCTCTCCATCGCTTCCGTCACCGGCGTGCCCATCAAGTTCGCTGGCACGGGAGAAAAGCTCGACGCACTCGAGCCGTTTCAGCCCGATCGCATGGCTTCCCGAATTCTGGGGATGGGAGACGTGCTCGGTCTGATCGAGCGCGCCGAACGCACACTCGAGCGGGAACAGGCGGGCGAGCTCGCGCGAAAGCTCCGGCGCGAGGAATTGACATTGGAGGATTTTCGCTCGCAGCTGCGGCAATTGAGACGCATGGGCTCCCTTTCCGAGCTCATGAGCCTGCTTCCTGGCGGGGGGAAGCTGTCGGCGGATCTCGACGAGAAGGAGATCGTACGTTTCGAGGCCATTCTCGATTCGATGACCGCGCGCGAGCGCCTGCGGCCGTCCATCGTGAACGCCTCTCGACGACGGCGCATCGCTCTCGGCAGCGGCACGTCGGTTACCGATGTGAATCGGCTGCTGCGACGCTTCGCCGAGGCCCGCAAGCTCGTTCGCAAGCTCTCGCGGGCGGCGGGTGGCGCCCGGAGCGGTGGCGAGCTCCGGCGGCTGTTGGGTCGTATGTCTGGGATTTGAAAGGGGCCGAAGTGGTCCGGAAGGGAGGTGTGGAGCCGTCTCATGTTGAGGATACGATTGGCACGAAGGGGTAGCAAGAAGCGCCCTCGATTCCGTGTGGTGGTGTCGGACTCGTCCACCGGTCGAACGGGCGGCATCGTGGAGACCGTAGGCACTTATGAGCCGAAGCTGGCGGAGGCGAAGATAGATCTCAAGCGCGAACGCATCGACTATTGGCTGTCCAAGGGCGCCACCGCTACGGATACCGTGAGGAGCTTCCTCAAGAACAAACCTGCTTGAGCTCGACGGTTCTGCGATTCGCGGGTGCGCTCGCGCCGTTGCTAATGCCCCGATGGAAACGAGTGAATGAAGCGGTGCTAGCAGGAGGGAGCCATGAAAGAACTGTTGGAGCTCATCGCGAAGGCGCTAGTGGACCATCCCGACGAAGTCTCGGTTTCCGAAGTAGGAGGAGAGCAAACGACGATCCTGGAGCTGAGAGTGGCCCAGGACGATCTAGGAAAGGTGATCGGCAAGCAAGGACGCACGGCGCGGGCGATCCGTACGCTGCTCTCTGCTGCCGGGACCAAGTTAGGCAAGCGTTTTCATCTAGAGATCATCGAGTAATGGACTCAAGAGAGGGAGAAGCGGGCAGCAGGGACGACCTCGTCGCCGTTGGATCCGTTGTCAAGGCCCAGGGTCGGCACGGGGAAGTCGTCATCTGTCCGTTCGCTGATTCTCCGCAACGGTTTCTCGCACTCGACGAGGTCCATCTCGAGGGACTCTCGGGCAGCGCGGTGGTTCGCGTGGAGCGAGCGCGGGTACACAAAGGGCGTCCGGTCCTGAAGCTCGAGGGCGTCTCCGACATGAGCTCGGCGGAAGCTCTTCGGGGCAAGGAGCTCCACGTTCGCAGAGGGGATCTCGCCGATTTGCCCGAGGGAAGCTTCTACCACTTCGAGATTCTCGGACTGCGCGTCTGGGACCGAAAGCGCGGGGAGCTCGGTGTCGTGGAGGACGTACTCGCAACCGGCGGAACCGACGTCCTGGTGGTGCGGGACGCTCGTGGAACCGAGGTGCTCGTACCCCTGTGTCGCGAGATCTGCCTGCGTGTCGATCCCCCTGCGGGTCTGATCGCGATTGACGCCCCCGAAGGTCTGGTGGAGCTCAATGCGAATTGACATCGTCACGATCTTCCCCGAGATGTTTCACCGGGTATTCGATCACGGGGTCGTGGGCCGTGCCCGCCGGAACGGAAACGTGCGAATTCATTTGCATGATCTTCGCGACTGGACGAAAGATCGTCACCGCTCGACCGACGACGCCCCCTACGGCGGGGGACCGGGGATGGTAATGAAGATCGAGCCCCTCGTCGAGGCCGTCGAGGCGATCGCCTCGGAAGGGAGCGAAGGGTCGAGGAGAATCGTGCTTCTCTCTCCTCGAGGGACACCTTTGCGCCAGGCAATGATTTCCCGGCTCGTGGCTTGCGAGCGCCTTGTGCTCGTTGCGGGCCGATACGAAGGGGTCGACGAGCGATTCAGGGAAGCGGTAGGCGCAGAAGAGATCTCGATCGGCGACTATGTCCTGTCGGGAGGCGAGATTCCAGCGATGGTAGTCGTCGATGCGGTGGTTCGGCTCCTTCCTGGCACTGTGTCCGATCCCCGCTCGGCGCAGGAGGATTCCTTCAGCGCGGGCCTACTAGACCATCCACATTACACCCGTCCGGCGGAGTTCCGGGGACTCAGAGTTCCCGAGGTGCTTCTCTCCGGAAACCACGCCGCGGTACGGGATTGGCGACAGAGGAGAGCTCTGGAAGACACGAAGTTGCGTCGGCCCGAGCTCCTGACGAACGGTGATCTTTAAGAAAATGAAAGGGAAACGAACACCATGAACGTCATCGACAAGCTGGACGCTCGCGAGCTTCGCTCCGATCTGCCCGATCTTCGGTCGGGAGATACCGTCCGGGTTCACGTACGCGTCAAAGAGGGAGACAAGGAGCGTGTCCAGGTCTTCGAAGGCATGGTGATCGCGCTCAGAGGCAAGGGCGCGAGCGCCACCATGACCGTGCGGAAGATGTCTTTCGGCACCGGGGTCGAGAGAATCTTCCCGCTCCATACCCGGACGATCGACAAGGTGGAAGTGCTCCGCTCACATGACGTGCGACGAGCCAAACTCTACTTCATGCGCGAGCGTAAGGGGAAAGCTGCGCGGCTCAAAGAAAAGCGAACAGTTTGAAGCGAGAGCGTCCCGTGGAGAAAGCTACTTCGATAGCCGTAGGGGCTCTAGCGAATTCGTGAATCCATGGCGCTGAACAAGGATCGTATCTTCAAAGCCGCCGACAACTACATCCGCAAGAACCGCATCGACCGGGCCATCGCGGAGTACGAAACCTGGCTGAGGGAGAACCCCAAGGACTGGAACATCATTCGAACCGTCGGCGACCTCTATGCCCGCATCAATAGAAACGACGAGGCGATAAAGAAGTACTCGATCGTTGCCGGTCACTACCGACGCGACGGCTTCAACGTTCGCGCCATCGCGACTTACAAGATGGTTCTCCGCCTAGACGCCAACAACGAGGCGGCGATGCGCAATCTCGCCGAGCTCCAGGCGGAAGAGGGCCTCCTGATGGAGGCCAAGCACCACTACAATACGCTCGTCGAGTTCTACAACAAGCAGGGACACAAGCGCCTCGCCGCGGAGATCTTCAAGAAGCTCACCGAAATCGATCCCCAGGATTTGAAGATCCGGTATCGCTATGCCGACTTCCTGACCAAGGCGGGAAGGACCACCGAGGCGGCCCAAGAGTACGTCGGGATCGCCGACCAGTTGATCGGTCAGGCTCAGGTCGATGACGCGATCAAGATTCTCGAACAGGGGCTCGTTCGCGCCGCGAACGAACCCTCACTGAAAGTGAAGCTCGCCCAGGCTTTCTCCTTGAAGGGAAGACACGATCAAGCGGTGGAAACGCTCGAAGGCTTGAGAATGTCCCTCCCCGACGACGGGAGCCTTCTCGCAATCCTGGGAGAGGCCTACCTGGCTTCGGGCAACGTGGACGATGCCGAGGGAGTCTTCAAGCAGCTCATCGACCTCGAGCCCAAGAACCCGGCAAACGTCCTCCGGCTGGTCGACCTTCGACTGGCTCAAGGAGCGCTCGACAGCGCGCTCGAAGAGCTGTCCCCTCTCGTGGATTCGCGGGTCGCGGATGGTGAAGGCAAGGAGGCCACCGGCCTGCTTCAAAAGATACTCGGCAAGGACCCGCATCACATCAATACCCTGCTGAAACTTGCCGAAGTGCAGACGATCCTGAAGCAGGAGTCGGCCCGTATCGCGGCATACGACAGCCTCTGCGAGGCCTACGGTCGTGCCGGAGAGTTCGAGAAGGCCGTTCAGGTTGCCGAGAAGCTCGTCGAGATCGACCCCGAGAGCGCCCAGCACAAGGACCGGCTCAAGTTTCTCAAGTCGAAGATCGGCCGCCCTGCCCCCGAGGCTCCATCGGTCGTCGAGCCGCAACCGGTCGACGAGGAAGTGGACCTGCCAGACTTCAGCGGCCTCGAGCAGTTGTCCACGCAGATTCCCGAGTTCGGCGAGGCCAACGAGCCGGTCGAATCAGACGAAGCGGCCAGAGCGGTCAACACCTCCCCGGCGCTCTTCGATCTGGGGGAGGTGGTCGAGCTCACGCAGGAGGACGAGGAGAACATCAAAGAGAAACTAACCGAGGCCGAGGTGTTCGTTCGTTACGGTCTCGTGGAGAAGGCGGTCGACCAGCTTCTCGATGTCCTCGAGAGTTTCCGATTTCATATCGAATCCCGCGCGAAACTCATCGAGATCTACGTCGAGCACGGAATGACGCATCAGGCTGCCGAACAACTTCTCAATCTCGCCGATGTCTACGAAAGGCTCGAGCGGCCGGAAGAGGCTCGATCCGCGAGGGGGCGCGCCTCTCAGCTGAATCCGGATCTGGCAGCGCGAGACGCACCGCACGTCGCGGCAACGAGCGCCGGGCTTGCTCTCGATGACGAGATCGAGCTCACTCTTTCCGACGAAGAGGATTCGGATTTCGATGACGGCATCGAGATCGACTCGGACCGTCCTTATTCCGCTGAAGAGTCATCCATCGACGAGTTGCCTGCATCGGTCGACGATGCTCTGGTCGACGAGACAGCGGTCGATTTCTCGATGGACGATCTATCGGCCGATCCCGATGCATTCGGGATCGAGGTTGATTCTGCCGGACAGGATCTCTCCGAAGATCGCCCCGAGATTGGAGACGAAATCGGTGTCGAGGCCGAAGGGTTCGAGGTCTCGATCGACGAGACCGATTCCGGCCCCGATGAGTTGGCGCCGGTGGAAGCGGAGACGGCGGGCGAGCACGATCTGAGTGAATCGGAGGTCGATGTCGACCTCGATGTTTCCTCTGCCGACATTCCGTTCGTCATCGAGGAAGCGCCCGGTGCCGAAGCCGAGCCCACCCTTCAGAAGGACGACGTTCCCGAAGCTCCAGTGGCGGAAGAGTTTTCTGTGGATCTTGGCGATGAGGACGAAGTGGAAGTCGAGATTCCGGATACGGTGGCGCTTCCCGAGGCGGACGACGAGACGCTTCCCGAACACCGGCCGGTTGCGAGGCTCGATGATACCTCGTCAGAGTTAGCAGAGCATGATTCCGATGTCGAGGTGGACGTCACCGCGATCGAAGATGCCATCGAAATCCCTGACTGGGGAGAGCCCGAGCCGTTCGAGTCTCCGTCTCAACCTGCCGCGGCGCGCTTGCCCGCGTCGGCGGTCGAAGCGAGCCCGATCGCAAGCGAGCTCACCGAGGTGGACGAGTACATCGCGCTCGGCTTGTACGAAGACGCTCGGGACACGCTCAAGGAGCTACTGAGACAACACCCGGACGACGCGAGCGTGCTTTCGAAGATCGAGGAGGTTGGCTTTTCCGTCGAGCAGATCGCCCGGGAGGCTTCCGAACGTCGCCCGCTGGCAATCGGAGATATCGCCGAAGCGGCGGATTCCGGCGCGCGCGCCGATGAAATCCCGGGACCCTCGGAGCAGGCATTTCCTTTGGAGGAAGAACCTTCCGCGGTTTCCGGGATCGAATCGCTGCTCGATGCGACCGTGCCAGCAGATCTCGCGCCCGCGCGAGGCAGCAGCGACGACGGAGATTTCATCGACCTCGCGTCGGAGCTGTCGGACGAGATATTTGGCACCCATGTGGCGGTCGAGGATGAGGAAATCGAGCCCGAAGGACCGCTCACCGACCCCGGGCTCGACCAGATCTTTCGCGAGTTCAGGAAAGGTGTCGAAAAGCAGCTCGGCACCGAGGACTACGATACCCGATACAACCTGGGAATCGCCTACAAGGAGATGGGATTGCTCGATGAGGCCATCGCCGAGTTTCAGCTCGCGGCGAAAGACGAGGTCCGAGGTCTCGAATGCTACAGCATGCTCGGTCTGTGCTTCATGGAAAAAGGGATGCCGGAGATCGCGATCAAGTGGTTCTCCAAAGGCCTCGACATACCGAATCGAAGGGAAGAGGAGTATCACGGGCTGCGCTACGATCTCGCGCAAGCGTTCGAGGCGGCGAGCGAGCCCGAGCGCGCACTCACGCTGTACTTGGAGATATTCAAAGAGAACGCCTCCTTTCGCGACGTCAAGGACCGTCTCCGTGAGCTTCAGGCCGCGCAGAAGTGAAGGCTCGTCGTCTTGAATCGGGGAATCCTTCTCGCCGGGGGGTCGTGAGCCACGTCATAGTCACCCCTTGGTCCGCTCGAATCTTCGGCCTCTGTCTTCAATCAGGGCACGCCATTATGCCGCCGAGCCGCCGTAGGCGAACGCTGTTCGCGCCGAAGCGAACGCTCTCGGCCACCCGCGTCGATCGACCGTTGCTCCGCACCACGCGGGAGCGCGAGGTCGTTCGCCCATCAAGTTACGTCAGAGGCTGAGGGAAATGGGCGAACGTCAGCACTTCGTTTTGTACGTTCTCGTATGTCTCGAGATCGGGATTTTTCTCATTCTCGTCCCATGGTCCGTGATGTGGGAACGGAACTATTTCTTGGAAACCCTGCCGGCCCTGCGTCCGATCATGCTGTCGTCCGTGCTGAGGGGAGCGGTGGCGGGTCTGGGACTGGCGAACATCTACATGGCGCTGAGAGAGGTCATCGTCCGAAGG is from Vicinamibacteria bacterium and encodes:
- a CDS encoding tetratricopeptide repeat protein, with protein sequence MALNKDRIFKAADNYIRKNRIDRAIAEYETWLRENPKDWNIIRTVGDLYARINRNDEAIKKYSIVAGHYRRDGFNVRAIATYKMVLRLDANNEAAMRNLAELQAEEGLLMEAKHHYNTLVEFYNKQGHKRLAAEIFKKLTEIDPQDLKIRYRYADFLTKAGRTTEAAQEYVGIADQLIGQAQVDDAIKILEQGLVRAANEPSLKVKLAQAFSLKGRHDQAVETLEGLRMSLPDDGSLLAILGEAYLASGNVDDAEGVFKQLIDLEPKNPANVLRLVDLRLAQGALDSALEELSPLVDSRVADGEGKEATGLLQKILGKDPHHINTLLKLAEVQTILKQESARIAAYDSLCEAYGRAGEFEKAVQVAEKLVEIDPESAQHKDRLKFLKSKIGRPAPEAPSVVEPQPVDEEVDLPDFSGLEQLSTQIPEFGEANEPVESDEAARAVNTSPALFDLGEVVELTQEDEENIKEKLTEAEVFVRYGLVEKAVDQLLDVLESFRFHIESRAKLIEIYVEHGMTHQAAEQLLNLADVYERLERPEEARSARGRASQLNPDLAARDAPHVAATSAGLALDDEIELTLSDEEDSDFDDGIEIDSDRPYSAEESSIDELPASVDDALVDETAVDFSMDDLSADPDAFGIEVDSAGQDLSEDRPEIGDEIGVEAEGFEVSIDETDSGPDELAPVEAETAGEHDLSESEVDVDLDVSSADIPFVIEEAPGAEAEPTLQKDDVPEAPVAEEFSVDLGDEDEVEVEIPDTVALPEADDETLPEHRPVARLDDTSSELAEHDSDVEVDVTAIEDAIEIPDWGEPEPFESPSQPAAARLPASAVEASPIASELTEVDEYIALGLYEDARDTLKELLRQHPDDASVLSKIEEVGFSVEQIAREASERRPLAIGDIAEAADSGARADEIPGPSEQAFPLEEEPSAVSGIESLLDATVPADLAPARGSSDDGDFIDLASELSDEIFGTHVAVEDEEIEPEGPLTDPGLDQIFREFRKGVEKQLGTEDYDTRYNLGIAYKEMGLLDEAIAEFQLAAKDEVRGLECYSMLGLCFMEKGMPEIAIKWFSKGLDIPNRREEEYHGLRYDLAQAFEAASEPERALTLYLEIFKENASFRDVKDRLRELQAAQK